In the Loxodonta africana isolate mLoxAfr1 chromosome 1, mLoxAfr1.hap2, whole genome shotgun sequence genome, one interval contains:
- the BAG6 gene encoding large proline-rich protein BAG6 isoform X2: MEPNDSTSTTMEEPDSLEVLVKTLDSQTRTFIVGAQMNVKEFKEHIAASVSIPSEKQRLIYQGRVLQDDKKLQEYNVGGKVIHLVERAPPQTQLPSSGASSGTGSPSATHGGGPPPGTRGPGASVHDRNANSYVMVGTFNLPSEPRVRLVMAQHMIRDIQTLLSRMECRGGPQAQHSQPPPQTPTATPEPVALSSQTSEPAESEAPPREPMEAEEVEERAPAQSPELTPSGPAPAGPTPAPETNAPNHPSPAEYVEVLQELQRLESRLQPFLQRYYEVLGAAATTDYNNNHEGREEDQRLINMVGESLRLLGNTFVALSDLRCNLACAPPRHLHVVRPMSHYTTPMVLQQAAIPIQINVGTTVTMTGNGTRPPTTASAEAPPPGPGQASSLAPSSTTVESSTEGAPPPGPAPPPAASHPRVIRISHQSVEPVVMMHMNIQDSGTQPGGVPSAPTGPLGPPGHGQTLGSTLIQLPSLSPEFMHAVAHQITHQAMVAAVASAATGQQVPGFPTAPTRVVIARPTPPQARPSHPGGPPVSGTLQGTGLGTNTSLAQMVSGLVGQLLMQPVLVAQGTPGMAPPPAPATASASAGTTNTATTAGPAPGGPAQPPPPQPSAADLQLSQLLGNLLGPAGPGAGGPSMASPTITVAMPGVPAFLQGMTDFLQATQTAPPPQPPPPPPPPAPEQQATPRPGSPSGGAGSPGGLGPESLPPEFFTSVVQGVLSSLLGSLGARAGSSESIAAFIQRLSGSSNIFEPGADGALGFFGALLSLLCQNFSMVDVVMLLHGHFQPLQRLQPQLRSFFHQHYLGGQEPTPGNIRTATHTLITGLEEYVRESFSLVQVQPGVDIIRTNLEFLQEQFNSIAAHVLHCTDSGFGARLLELCNQGLFECLALNLHCLGGQQMELAAVINGRIRRMSRGVNPSLVSWLTTMMGLRLQVVLEHMPVGPDAILRYVRRVGDPPQALPEEPMEVQGAERTSPEPQRENASPAPGTTAEEAMSRGPPPAPEEGSRDEQDGASAETEPWAAAVPPEWVPIIQQDIQSQRKVKPQPPLSDAYLSGMPAKRRKTMQGEGPQLLLSEAVSRAAKAAGARPLTSPESLSRDLEAPEVQESYRQQLRSDIQKRLQEDPNYSPQRFPNAHRAFADDP; the protein is encoded by the exons ATGGAACCCAATGATAGTACCAGCACCACTATGGAGGAGCCTGACAGCCTGGAGGTGCTGGTGAAGACCTTGGACTCTCAGACTCGGACCTTTATTGTGGGGGCCCAG ATGAATGTAAAGGAGTTTAAGGAACACATTGCTGCCTCTGTCAGCATCCCCTCTGAGAAACAAAGGCTCATCTACCAGGGCCGTGTTCTGCAGGATGATAAGAAGCTCCAGGAATACA ATGTTGGAGGAAAGGTTATCCATCTGGTGGAACGGGCTCCTCCTCAGACTCAACTCCCTTCTTCTGGGGCATCTTCTGGGACAGGGTCTCCCTCTGCTACCCATGGTGGGGGACCCCCACCTGGTACTCGGGGTCCTGGGGCCTCTGTTCATGACCGGAATGCGAACAGCTATGTCATGGTTGGAACCTTCAATCTTCCT AGTGAGCCCCGGGTACGGCTGGTGATGGCTCAGCACATGATCAGGGATATACAGACTTTGCTATCCCGGATGGAG TGTCGAGGGGGGCCCCAAGCCCAGCACAGTCAGCCGCCCCCACAGACGCCGACTGCCACCCCGGAGCCAGTAGCCTTGAGCTCTCAAACATCAGAACCCGCCGAAAGCGAAGCCCCTCCTCGGGAGCCTATGGAGGCAGAAGAAGTAGAGGAGCGTGCCCCAGCTCAGAGCCCAGAGCTCACCCCTTCTGGTCCAGCCCCTGCGGGGCCAACACCTGCCCCAGAGACAAATGCACCCAA CCATCCTTCCCCTGCGGAGTACGTGGAGGTGCTCCAGGAACTACAGCGGCTGGAGAGCCGCCTCCAGCCCTTCCTGCAGCGCTATTATGAGGTTCTGGGTGCTGCTGCCACCACGGACTATAACAACAAT CACGAGGGCCGTGAGGAGGACCAGCGGTTGATCAACATGGTGGGGGAGAGCCTGCGGCTGCTGGGCAACACCTTCGTGGCGCTGTCTGACCTGCGCTGCAACCTGGCCTGTGCACCACCACGGCACCTGCATGTGGTCCGGCCCATGTCGCACTACACCACCCCCATGGTGCTCCAGCAGGCGGCCATTCCCATCCAG ATCAATGTGGGGACCACTGTGACCATGACAGGGAATGGGACTCGGCCCCCCACAACTGCCAGTGCGGAGGCACCTCCCCCTGGTCCTGGGCAGGCCTCGTCCCTGGCTCCCTCTTCTACCACTGTTGAGTCCTCAACTGAGGGGGCACCCCCCCCGGGGCCAGCTCCCCCGCCAGCCGCCAGCCACCCGAGGGTCATCCGCATTTCCCACCAGAGCGTGGAACCCGTGGTCATGATGCACATGAACATTCAAG ATTCTGGCACACAGCCCGGCGGAGTTCCGAGTGCTCCCACTGGCCCACTGGGGCCCCCTGGTCATGGCCAAACGCTGG GCTCCACCCTCATCCAGCTGCCCTCCCTGTCCCCTGAGTTCATGCACGCCGTCGCCCACCAGATCACTCATCAGGCCATGGTGGCAGCAGTTGCCTCCGCGGCCACAG GACAGCAGGTCCCAGGCTTCCCGACAGCTCCGACCCGGGTGGTGATTGCCCGGCCCACCCCTCCACAGGCTCGCCCTTCCCATCCTGGGGGCCCCCCAGTCTCTGGGACTCTG cAGGGCACTGGACTGGGCACCAACACCTCTTTGGCCCAAATGGTGAGCGGCCTCGTGGGGCAGCTTCTTATGCAGCCCGTTCTTGTGG CTCAGGGGACCCCAGGAATGGCTCCACCTCCAGCCCCTGCCACTGCTTCAGCCAGTGCTGGCACCACCAACACAGCTACCACCGCTGGCCCTGCTCCCGGGGGGCCTGCCCAGCCTCCACCCCCTCAACCCTCTGCAGCTGATCTTCAACTCTCTCAGCTCCTGGGAAACCTCCTGGGGCCAGCGGGGCCAGGGGCTGGAGGGCCTAGTATGGCTTCCCCCACTATCACCGTGGCAATGCCTGGGGTACCTGCCTTTCTCCAGGGCATGACTGACTTCTTGCAA GCAACACAGACGGCCCCTCCACCCCAgcccccacctccaccaccacctcctgcCCCAGAGCAGCAGGCCACACCCCGACCAGGGTCCCCTTCTGGAGGCGCGGGGAGCCCCGGAGGCCTGGGTCCTGAGAGCCTGCCGCCGGAATTTTTTACCTCGGTGGTGCAGGGTGTGCTGAGCTCCCTGCTGGGCTCCTTGGGAGCCCGGGCCGGCAGCAGTGAAAGTATCGCTGCCTTCATACAACGCCTCAGTGGATCCAGCAACATCTTTGAGCCAGGGGCTGATGGGGCCCTTG GCTTCTTTGGGGCTCTGCTATCTCTTTTGTGCCAGAATTTCTCCATGGTGGATGTGGTAATGCTTCTCCACGGACATTTCCAGCCACTGCAGCGGCTCCAACCCCAGCTGCGATCCTTCTTCCACCAGCACTACCTGGGTGGCCAGGAACCCACACCTGGTAACATCCGG ACAGCAACCCACACGTTGATCACTGGGCTAGAAGAGTACGTGCGGGAGAGTTTT TCTTTGGTGCAGGTTCAGCCAGGTGTGGACATCATCCGGACAAACCTGGAATTTCTCCAAGAGCAGTTTAATAGCATTGCTGCCCACGTGCTGCACTGCACAG ACAGTGGATTTGGGGCCCGGTTACTGGAGCTGTGTAACCAGGGCCTGTTTGAATGCCTAGCCCTGAACCTGCACTGCTTGGGGGGACAGCAGATGGAGCTTGCCGCTGTCATCAATGGCCGAATC CGCCGCATGTCTCGTGGGGTGAACCCGTCCTTGGTGAGCTGGCTGACCACTATGATGGGACTGCGGCTTCAGGTGGTACTGGAGCACATGCCTGTAGGCCCTGATGCCATCCTCAGATACGTTCGCAGGGTTGGTGACCCCCCACAG GCACTTCCTGAGGAGCCCATGGAAGTTCAGGGAGCAGAGAGAACTTCCCCTGAGCCCCAG CGGGAGAATGCTTCTCCAGCCCCGGGAACAACAGCAGAAGAGGCCATGTCCCGAGGTCCACCCCCTGCTCCTGAGGAGGGCTCCAGAGATGAGCAGGATGGAGCTTCAGCTGAGACAGAACCATGGGCAGCTGCAGTCCCCCCA GAATGGGTCCCTATTATCCAACAGGACATTCAGAGCCAACGGAAGGTGAAACCGCAGCCTCCCCTGAGTGATGCCTACCTCAGCGGTATGCCTGCCAAGAGACGCAAG ACAATGCAGGGTGAGGGCCCCCAGCTGCTTCTCTCAGAGGCCGTGAGCCGTGCAGCTAAGGCAGCCGGAGCTCGGCCCCTGACGAGCCCAGAGAGCCTGAGCCGGGACCTGGAGGCACCAGAGGTTCAGGAGAGCTACAGGCAGCAG CTCCGGTCTGATATACAAAAGCGACTGCAGGAAGATCCCAACTACAGCCCCCAGCGTTTCCCTAATGCCCACCGGGCCTTCGCTGACGATCCCTAG